Proteins from a single region of Oncorhynchus tshawytscha isolate Ot180627B linkage group LG03, Otsh_v2.0, whole genome shotgun sequence:
- the LOC112227569 gene encoding oxidation resistance protein 1 isoform X5 — protein sequence MFSRRVKEETPLTPKYTYVVSLTEYHRRIDALNSEDLKSLCKRLQITTKEEVNSKHATSIKTELEPETFRPNLSEPSELLEAQQIEKLAKNLPPRTIGYPWTLAYGTTKHGMSIKSLYRAMQGQDTPVLLVIRDSDGGVFGALASEPFKISEGFYGTGETFLFTFCPEFEVYKWTGDNMFFMKGDMDSLAFGGGSGEFGLWLDGDLYHGRSHSCKTFGNPMLSKKEDFYIQDIEIWAFE from the exons ATGTTCTCTAGAAGGGTGAAGGAAGAAACGCCGCTGACCCCTAAGTACACTTAT GTAGTGTCACTGACTGAGTACCACCGCCGGATCGATGCGCTAAACAGTGAAGATCTGAAATCTCTCTGCAAGCGGCTTCAG ATCACCACCAAGGAGGAGGTCAACTCTAAGCATGCCACCTCTATCAAGACAGAGCTGGAGCCTGAGACCTTCAGACCCAACCTCAGTGAGCCTAGCGAGCTGCTGGAGGCACAGCAGATAGAGAAG CTGGCCAAGAACCTCCCTCCCCGTACCATTGGGTACCCCTGGACCTTGGCCTATGGCACCACCAAGCATGGCATGAGCATCAAGAGCCTGTACCGGGCCATGCAGGGGCAGGACAcccctgtgctgttggtcatCAGGGACAGTGATGGTGGG GTGTTTGGTGCGTTGGCGTCCGAACCCTTCAAAATCAGCGAGGGATTCTATGGCACGGGAGAGACCTTCCTCTTCACCTTCTGTCCAGAGTTTGAG GTGTACAAATGGACAGGTGACAATATGTTCTTTATGAAAGGAGATATGGACTCCTTAGCTTTTGGTGGTGGAAG TGGTGAGTTTGGCCTGTGGTTGGATGGAGACCTGTACCACGGCAGGAGTCACTCCTGTAAAACCTTTGGCAACCCCATGCTCTCCAAGAAGGAGGATTTCTATATACAGGACATTGAGATCTGGGCTTTTGAATAA